A single Streptomyces mirabilis DNA region contains:
- a CDS encoding V-type ATPase 116kDa subunit family protein: MPWSEAWTPVRMRRVAVIVPQVALRDALVRIAEEGCVELDRAEETAPGAAAVRLRRLRGRVTTAGPESTASAVLAAAAPDLDLLEERRDVELLAGEAQLQERAEGAVRHGEVAALAGWCPAAEMPRVAGRLAAAGGALVPLPSPRGTDPPTLLRPGKAVSFAPLVTTYGTPAYADLDPSWPAGLAYIAMFGIMFGDVGHGALLVLGALALRLGWPRRFARLGRLWPFLAGAGVASMLAGAAYGEFFGPTGLLPVLWLSPLDSPARLLAAAVVFGAGLLAVAHAAGAVNRVREGGWGTALYAASGCAGLLFYLGLALAVAGLLLHRPPATVAGATLAVVGLTLVALGMFRATAGGGAGCAETAVQVFDVVVRTGTNTLSFARLAAFGLTHAALADLVWRGTTALAGHGGAGVAGAVLLFAAGTALSFGLEALVAGVQALRLEFYELFSRLFETEGRPFRPWHVPSAEPADSTTKVIPCSPG; encoded by the coding sequence ATGCCCTGGTCTGAGGCATGGACGCCGGTCCGGATGCGCCGTGTGGCGGTGATCGTGCCGCAGGTGGCCCTGCGGGACGCTCTGGTACGCATCGCCGAGGAGGGGTGCGTGGAGCTGGACCGTGCCGAGGAAACGGCTCCAGGCGCGGCGGCGGTGCGGCTGCGGCGGCTGCGGGGACGCGTCACGACGGCCGGGCCCGAGAGCACCGCTTCGGCCGTCCTGGCCGCCGCCGCGCCCGACCTCGACCTGCTCGAAGAGCGTCGCGATGTCGAATTGTTGGCGGGCGAGGCTCAGTTGCAGGAGCGCGCGGAAGGCGCTGTACGGCATGGAGAGGTGGCCGCGCTGGCCGGATGGTGCCCGGCCGCCGAAATGCCCCGCGTCGCGGGCCGGCTGGCCGCCGCAGGCGGCGCACTGGTGCCGCTGCCGTCCCCACGCGGCACCGATCCACCGACGCTGCTGCGGCCGGGCAAGGCCGTCTCCTTCGCGCCGTTGGTGACGACGTACGGCACACCGGCCTATGCGGACCTCGACCCCTCGTGGCCAGCGGGCCTCGCCTACATAGCAATGTTCGGGATCATGTTCGGTGACGTGGGGCACGGAGCGCTGCTGGTGCTCGGAGCGCTCGCGCTCCGCCTCGGGTGGCCCCGCCGATTCGCCCGGTTGGGCCGACTGTGGCCGTTCCTGGCGGGCGCGGGAGTTGCCTCCATGCTCGCGGGCGCCGCCTACGGGGAGTTCTTCGGCCCCACCGGGCTGCTGCCGGTGCTGTGGCTGAGCCCGTTGGACAGTCCTGCCCGCCTGCTGGCCGCCGCCGTGGTCTTCGGGGCAGGACTGCTGGCCGTCGCACATGCCGCCGGCGCGGTCAACCGCGTTCGTGAGGGCGGCTGGGGCACGGCGCTGTACGCGGCGTCGGGCTGTGCCGGGCTGCTGTTCTACCTGGGGCTCGCTCTGGCAGTGGCGGGCCTGCTCCTACATCGGCCGCCCGCGACCGTCGCCGGGGCCACGCTCGCCGTCGTCGGGCTGACGCTGGTGGCCCTCGGCATGTTCCGCGCCACGGCGGGCGGCGGTGCCGGATGCGCCGAGACGGCCGTGCAGGTGTTCGACGTGGTCGTGCGCACGGGCACCAACACCCTGTCGTTCGCCCGGCTCGCGGCCTTCGGCCTTACCCACGCCGCGCTCGCCGACCTGGTGTGGCGCGGCACCACCGCCCTGGCCGGGCACGGTGGCGCCGGAGTCGCGGGGGCAGTGCTGCTGTTCGCCGCGGGCACGGCCCTCTCGTTCGGCCTGGAGGCCCTGGTGGCGGGTGTCCAGGCCCTGCGGCTGGAGTTCTACGAGCTGTTCTCCCGGCTCTTCGAAACGGAGGGCCGTCCGTTCCGTCCGTGGCACGTTCCCTCGGCGGAACCTGCCGACAGTACTACGAAGGTGATCCCATGCTCACCTGGCTGA